The proteins below come from a single Streptosporangiales bacterium genomic window:
- a CDS encoding LacI family DNA-binding transcriptional regulator, producing MTQSTPPQRGTQAKVTLADVATLARVDRSVVSRVINGDPRLNVRPETRQRVLDTVEKLGYRPNAAARSLRTARAYMYGLFIPDFANPVYAEIIKGAEAAAGRLGFGLMTASSVGVGLGVEHYADLLAQGRVDGMLFAGEESGRELERLRDRRIPWLLVNRRVEGSDRYVILDDEDGSKRAVEHLVSLGHVRIGHVAGPEIADTARRRKAGYVAAMTRAGLDPDPRLVVHADYTPTGGAEAMTALLAVDPPPTAVFVANAASAVGCLHAAHLQGFTVPRDVSVVAVHDMAFASHLTPALTTVRMPLEQLGRRALEVLASHGPDEPIREVVTEPVEMLVRDSTAPPRPS from the coding sequence ATGACGCAGAGCACGCCGCCGCAGCGGGGCACCCAGGCGAAGGTCACGCTCGCCGACGTGGCGACGCTGGCCCGGGTCGACCGGTCGGTGGTGTCACGGGTGATCAACGGCGACCCGCGGCTCAACGTGCGCCCGGAGACCAGGCAGCGCGTGCTCGACACCGTCGAGAAGCTCGGTTACCGGCCCAACGCGGCGGCTCGCAGCCTGCGTACCGCGCGCGCGTACATGTACGGCCTGTTCATCCCCGACTTCGCGAACCCCGTCTACGCCGAGATCATCAAGGGCGCCGAAGCGGCCGCCGGCCGGCTCGGGTTCGGGCTGATGACCGCGAGCTCGGTGGGCGTGGGACTCGGCGTCGAGCACTACGCCGACCTGCTCGCCCAGGGCCGCGTCGACGGCATGCTCTTCGCAGGAGAGGAGTCCGGGCGCGAGCTGGAACGGTTGCGGGACAGGCGGATCCCGTGGCTGCTCGTCAACCGCCGCGTCGAGGGCTCGGACCGTTACGTCATCCTCGACGACGAGGACGGCAGCAAGCGCGCCGTCGAGCACCTCGTGTCGCTCGGCCACGTGCGCATCGGCCACGTCGCCGGCCCCGAGATCGCCGACACCGCACGCCGGCGCAAGGCGGGCTACGTCGCGGCCATGACGCGCGCCGGCCTCGACCCCGACCCGCGCCTGGTCGTCCACGCCGACTACACGCCGACCGGCGGCGCCGAGGCGATGACGGCGCTGCTCGCCGTCGACCCGCCGCCCACCGCCGTGTTCGTCGCCAACGCCGCGTCCGCCGTCGGCTGCCTGCACGCCGCACACCTGCAAGGATTCACCGTGCCGCGCGACGTCTCCGTGGTCGCCGTGCACGACATGGCGTTCGCGAGTCACCTCACCCCGGCGCTGACAACCGTACGGATGCCCCTGGAGCAACTGGGCCGCCGCGCCCTGGAGGTGCTGGCGTCCCACGGTCCCGACGAGCCGATCCGCGAGGTCGTCACCGAGCCGGTCGAGATGCTGGTGCGCGACTCGACGGCTCCCCCGCGCCCCTCGTGA
- a CDS encoding DUF624 domain-containing protein → MSTPLGRAADALWCVLGAGILWVVACVPVVTIGPATVALFTVMSAWDEGPPPVWATFVEGFRRRWRESLVVGVLALVAAAVLVVDVSYGLRADGAPFRALVLGVAVAAALILTAMLVQVFALLARDGSSRRTLLRDSAALAVRHPVTTVLGMAVIAMAAMATAVAPPLLPLSVSLTAYALVRLSRRCEAH, encoded by the coding sequence ATGAGCACGCCGCTCGGCCGGGCGGCCGACGCACTGTGGTGCGTCCTCGGTGCGGGCATCCTGTGGGTAGTCGCGTGCGTGCCCGTCGTGACCATAGGGCCGGCGACGGTGGCGTTGTTCACGGTGATGAGCGCATGGGACGAGGGACCGCCGCCGGTCTGGGCGACGTTCGTCGAGGGCTTCAGGCGGCGCTGGCGGGAGAGCCTTGTCGTCGGCGTGCTCGCCCTGGTCGCGGCCGCGGTGCTGGTGGTCGACGTCAGCTACGGCCTCCGAGCCGACGGCGCGCCGTTTCGCGCCCTCGTCCTCGGCGTCGCGGTCGCCGCGGCGCTGATCCTCACCGCCATGCTCGTCCAGGTGTTCGCGCTCCTCGCCAGGGACGGGTCGTCGCGCCGGACGTTGCTGCGCGACTCCGCGGCGCTCGCCGTCCGCCACCCCGTCACCACGGTGCTCGGCATGGCGGTCATCGCCATGGCGGCGATGGCGACGGCGGTCGCGCCGCCGCTGCTCCCGCTGTCCGTGAGCCTTACGGCCTACGCCCTGGTCCGCCTCTCCCGCCGCTGCGAGGCGCACTGA